The Rickettsiella endosymbiont of Dermanyssus gallinae genomic interval TTTTTATGATGATATTATCAATGGGATAATAAAAAGTATCGTTTTTGGGATCGTCGTGACGTGGATTGCTGTCTTTCAAGGTTATGATACGGTACCAACAGCGCAGGGAATTGGGCGCGCTACAACTCGCACGGTTGTTTATTCTTCTTTAGCGGTGCTGAGTTTAGATTTTATATTAACGGCTGTGATGATGGGAGGGTGGTAAGTGCGCGATAGGATAATAGAGGTTTGGGTTGGCCTATTTATGTTATGCAGTATTATTGCCGTACTTATTTTAGCGCTTAAGGTAAGTGGTTTAAGTAATACCATTGGAAGTAATGGCTATACCATTACGGCAGATTTTGATAATATCGGCGGGCTTAAAGTGCGTTCTCCCGTTACCTTAGCGGGTGTTCGGATTGGTCAAGTTTCTGCCATAAAGCTAGATAGTGCGCGGTTTAAAGCAATAGTAACGATGCAACTTGATGCGAACCAACAACAATTGCCGGCGGATACATCCGCGAGTATCCAAACTCAAGGATTATTAGGCGCTAATTACATTAGCCTTAGGCCTGGGTTTGATCAAAGTTTTTTAAAGAATGGAAGTGTTATTCAAGATACGCATCCCGCGTTGATCCTAGAGGACTTAATTGGGCAACTCGTATTCAGTTTAAAGAACTCAGGGGGAAAACAGTGAAAAAGTTTATTTTATCTATGATTGGCTTATTAGCTTGTACAGCGGTATGGGCTATTTCTTCGCCGCTTGATTTGCTGCAAACCACATCAAATCAATTGATTACGACTTTGCAACAAAACCAAGCCACATTAAAAACAAAACCACAGCTTGTGTATGGCATCGTTAATCAAATTTTATTGCCACATGTAGACTTAGCGAGTATGTCAAGAATAGCATTAGGTAGAGATGCATGGATGCAAGCGAGCCCTGCGCAAAGACAAGCTTTTACTCAGCAATTTACTACCTTATTAATTCGTACTTATTCAAGTGCTTTAGCACAATATACGGATGAAAAAGTAAATTTTCTGCCGTTACGGGGTGACTTCAATGCAGAGACACGTGTGCAAGTTAATAGTAATATTATTCGTGACTCAGGGCCTGCTATCAATGTCAGTTACCGATTGATGCGAGTGGGCGAACAATGGAAACTTTACGACTTTAGTGTCGATGGTATTAGTTTAGTGCAAAGTTTTCGTTCTCAGTTTGCGCAAGAACTACAACAAGCGGGTATTGATGGCTTGATAAATAAGCTCGCACAGCATAATGCGCAAAATAACTAATGAACAACCCATCTAATTTGTTTCAAAAGCGTGACAATGCTTATTGTCTTTCGGGCGAATTAAGTTTTGATACGGTACCCCGGCTGTGGCAACAAAGTCAGGAAGTGTTAAAAGATAAAGCATCATCGGTTATTTTTGATTTAGCAGAAGTAACCCAAAGCGATAGTAGTGGCGTTGCTTTATTGATTGCTTGGACACGGAATATTCGTCGTCAATCACGAACAATTCATTTTGTGCATTTGCCTAAGCAAATGTTAGCAATAATCCAGCTTGCTGGCCTAAAAAACATCATACCGATAAAAATTTAAATAGAGAGTTAAATGGTGGATAAACTTATTATTAAGGGAGGGACACCGTTGCAGGGTGAGGTGCGAATTTCTGGCGCTAAGAATGCAACCTTACCTATTTTAGCGGCTTGTTTATTGTCAAAAGAGCCTATTACTTTATTTAATGTTCCACATTTGCAAGATGTGACGACCATGGTGGAACTTCTGAGCGGTATGGGTGCTCAATTCATGATTGGTGAGCGCATGAGCTTAGAAGTGAATGCGCGTGATCTGATCGATTCCTATGCACCTTATGCACTTGTTCGAAAAATGCGTGCTTCTATTCTTGTATTAGGGGCATTGTTAGCACGTTGTGGTGAAGCCATTGTTTCTTTGCCAGGTGGTTGTGCGATTGGAACGCGGCCCGTTAATCTGCATATCCAAGGACTGCAGGCAATGGGCGTGAAGATGAGTGTTGAGAATGGTTATATCAAGGCTAAAGCAAAGGGACGATTACAAGGTGCTATTATTCAGCTCGATACGATTACAGTAACGGGAACAGAGAATTTAATGATGGCAGCAACGTTAGCAAAAGGAAAAACCGTTATAAAAAATGCGGCGCGTGAACCAGAAGTAGTTGATTTAGCTAATTTTTTAAATAGCATCGGCGCTAATATTAGCGATGCCGGAACAGATACCATCACTATCGAAGGTGTTCAGCAGCTAACAGGTGGTTATTACCGAATTTTACCTGATCGAATTGAAGCAGCTACTTACCTTATTGCAACAGCTTGTACGCGAGGATTTATTCGTTTAAAAGATATAGAAGCGAAACATTTAGAAGCGGTTATTCATACATTACGAGAAGCCGGTGCAGAAATTACCATTGGCGATCATTGGATTGAATTGGATATGCGTAATAAACGCGCAAAAGCAGTTAATGTTATTACGGCACCCTACCCGGCCTTTCCTACCGATGTTCAAGCACAAATTATGGCAATGAATATCACGGCAGAAGGAACTGGAACCATTACCGAAACGGTTTTTGAAAACCGCTTTATGCATGCGCAAGAAATGCGTCGTATGAGCGCAGATATCACATTAAAAGGTAATACCGCTATTTGTAAGGGCGTTGAGAAGTTAACCGGTGCAGAGGTGATGGCCACGGATTTACGTGCCTCTGCGAGTTTGGTTCTTGCAGGATTGACAGCAGAAGGTGAAACGACAGTCAATCGAATCTATCATATTGATCGCGGTTATGAGTGTATAGAAGAAAAACTGTCACAATTAGGTGGCAAGATTAGGCGTATCTCTGTGTCAGAAGCGCCATAATCCGTTCTTAATTTGTTGATTGCTTGCCAAAGACATGACCTTTGCAGATTGACGCAGAGGTCATGAAAAATTATCTATAAATGCTAAGTATTGCCGTTTTATTAAGCAGCAGGTATTTCACAATGAACATTTCCAATCGTTCGTGCTTGTATGCCACTTAACATATCCCATACCGATTGAGCTATTTTTTTTGCTGCCTTCTCTGCCTTTATTTTTTCTAAGGAGAGTAATTCTTGCATGAGTGTTTTAGTGGCTTCAGAGTGTTCTACATCGGCTTCTAAATGTACTAGGAAGAATTTTAATGTGGCTGGGTCATCGATATTATAAAATTGCTTAAGCCCCATAATTTTGCTTGCCGCTGTCTGTGGAATTTGACGTTCATAGGCGTATAAAGCGCCTAAGCCTTCTGCATAAGAAGAACGCGAAAGCGATAGAAAATCGTCTATGAGTTGCTTGGTTTCTGGCGTGGGCACACTGTTTTTTACGGTTTCTTCACATAAACCTAAACCTTTAGCAAATTGTAGCCATAAAGTAGGATGGGATTCCCTCGTAGTAGTATCGCCTTCTTCGTCATTTAAATTCTCTAATAATACCTGACGCGCATGAGGAAGATGACAGTTACTATGCGTTGCGCTGAGGTAACGCGGAAAAGCATCGACATGGTGATAATATTGGCAAGCATAAGTTTGTAAATCATTGAGTGAAAGTTTTCCTGCTGACCAAGCCTGGTACATAGGATGCTTTAACAAATGGTTTTCATTGAGTTGTCTATCGAGCACTTGCATCGAGTTATCGAGTGAGTCAGCATTAAGCCGATTATCGGGAATTTGCTTGGTCATAGGATTGTTCTCCTTGTTGGGTTTAGATGAGCTTAATTGTACCGAAATTCATAGTAGATCTGAAATAACCAAGTGCTTTTTTAAAGCGAGGTTTAGATAATCGAAGATATCGCGCGTACTATTTTAAAAAAGGGTACTTTCAAGTAACGAGCCGTATATAGTAAAAAAAGATTACTAAAGCAAATTGCTAAATATTTAGCAGATTTTTTTATATTTGACTCTATCTAATTAAGCTTCTAGGATAAATAGCCTTATTTAGATATTAAATAGATATTTACATGGAGTGAAATATGAAGCTTTTAAATAGTAGTCTTCGTTCTGCAGGGATAGCCGCGGCTATTTTATTACTTACTGCCTGTGGTGGTGGAAGTGGTGGTCCTGGTGGAGCGACTGGAGCGACGGGCAGTTCGGGAACTGGTACTCCAGGACCCGCAGGCGCTACAGGTCCTGGAGGAGTACTTGGCGGTGGTCTACTAGGAGGCAATATAGCGGGTGTGACCCTGACAGGAGATGGTGGTCTTATATTAAATGCAACCGCATTGCAAACCTTAGGTATACAAGCGGGCGTATTAACACCTCAGGAATTAGCAAGATTAAACGTAACGTTGCCTAATTCAGGAGTAGGTGTGAGAGCTCTAACGAAACAAGGGCAACTCATTGCTATTACAGGACCTCGCGGACAGACTTTTGGCGTCCCAGGTGGTCCAAGTACGTTACCAGGAACAGGTATTCAATTACCAAAACTACCTAATACTTTAAAAAGTACGTTAGGGAATGTATTAAAGCACTAATATTTAAAATTTAAGCGCAAATAGGCCTGCTTATATTGAAATCAAGTTATGCTTGTTGAATATAAGCGGGCTACTTTATCAAAGCGGCGTATAACTGAAGTTAAAGAAAAAGCGTAAACTTTTTCCATTTTTTCCACTTAATACTTCTGCTTGAACAGGATTGGTTAAAGGTCTAGCGAGACTGAGTTCAAGATTGAAATCTTTTGTTAAAAATAATCGTAACCCAGCAGATAATGAAGCATCACTGTACACGCTATTTAAAGCGAAAGCGGGTGCAACATTTTTGTTCCATACTTTACCAATATCGTAACGTGTAAAATACTGTACAGAACTGAAAGATTCTGGGAATGTATTGTAGCGTATTTCTAATCCTCCCATAATGCCACTATCTCCAATGATTTCGGAAGGGTCATAGGCGCGTCCAAATGGGATACCACCATAGGGAATTTTTTCAACGGGGATTAATGGGCCAAAAGCATATTGACCCATTGAATCAATGAGTATTGAGAAGGATTTAGGGAGAACTTGTATATGGGATGCGTAGTAATAAAGTTTTGTATAATCAATTGATGGATTATTTGATGCAGGAGGTCCTATTGTAGCGCCGAAGGAATGAAATCCTTGGCTTATTTCGGCCTCTATTCTATCAAGGTATTTGGATCTAGTGCGCTCGTAGCTTGTTTGGACACGTATAGTTGGAATTTTTACAATAACATCTTGAGGGCCGTTAAACGGATCATTAAAGCCGGTTGTTTTACTATCATAGTATCCCAGTGCTAAGCGACCTTCTAATTTTTCATCCGTTTGTAGTATAAATGGGTGATAATAATAGCCAGTTATCTCAGCTACTTTGCCGGACAAACTATCAAACGTTCCTACTACTTCGGTCGCTATTGGGGGGCCGAGTACATTGGGTTTTGTTTTTGTATAGTCTACTGCAATATCTAAATGATTGCCGTAAACACCAATCGGTATGATTTCATATAAATAATAATACTGTAGCACCCTGGGTTCAAAGGGTGCCGTGGCAGCGGTTAAGGTGGTTGCGTCACTGCCTTTTAATAAGGAATACATATTAGCGCTAACAAATAAATTTTGTGATCCCAAATAGCGTGATTGATTATTATTGAGAATAGCGTAAGGAGAAAATCGGCGTTGATTGATAATAAAAATAAGGTTTTGTGCACCTGAGCTTTCTGATATGGGATTGATTTGTAGCGTAGCTTTGACACCCGGTAAGCGGTTCAATAATAAAGTGTAATACCGTAACGTTTTTTGTTGTAAAGGACGGGACTGTTTAATTTTTTCACTGTATGTATTTAGAAAGTTTTCTAAACCATGAATTTTCCCTTGAATGCTTACATTAGCAACATAGGCTTCGAGAATTTTTATGGTTACATGTCCTGACTTTAGGTTTTGTATCGGTATATACGCGCGTGAGAGTATATAACCATCTCTGAGATATTTTAAGGTAATGTCAGATGCAACCTTTTCTAGTTCTGAATAACTTATCCTTTTATTAAGGTAAGGTTGATAAAAAGCGTTTAAACTTTCTTGTGAATAAACGGTTGATCCTATAATACGCACCGAGCGTAGGATAAATGGAGCACGCATACTCGGCGGTATGGAAGTCGTTACGGGGGATATGGCTGCCGGAGCTGTTTGTGTAATAAGTCTAGTAGGTCGCTCTGCTTGTATAGGAACAGTGTTTCTTGATTGTCGCTCTACTTGGCCAGGTACTATGGTGCTGGGTACTACAGCTGCAAATCCTTTTAGGGAGACCATAAGCAGTAGAAAATGCAAAAAGTAGAGCGCAAACTTAATATAATTTTCTTTCCCTTGATTAGATTGCTTATCCATGTGCCCCTTATATCTACAAATGATAAATACAAGGGAAGTCTAGTAGATTTTATTCAATGTTCAATAAAATTTGTGCGCTGCTGTCATTAATTAAAGACAGTTTGTAGTTTTTTTTGTGCTTCTTTTGCGTGTAAAGCAATTTCTGCAAAATTTCCTTTTTCAATCAGTGAGCGAGGTGCTATCCATGTGCCACCAATACAAGGAACTTGGGGTAGTTTGAGATAGTTAATAAAGCTATCAAGATTAATGCCACCGGTAGGGCAAAACTGTAACGAAGGCAATACTTCAGATAGGGCAGACAAAGCTTTTATTCCGCCCATTATTTCAGCCGGAAAAAATTTAAGTTGAGTTAAACCTAGCTCATAAGCAAATAGTGCTTCAGAAACAGTGGCAATGCCGGGAAGGTAGGCTAATTTTTCTTTTTTTGCTTCAGAAACAAGCTGTTCGCTAAAGCCAGGGCTGACTGCAAATTGTGCGCCCGCCGCTTTGGCTTCAGATAATTGACGCGGTGTAATGATCGTACCAGCCCCTAGAATAGCATCGGGTACGCTATTGGCTATTTGTTTGATGGCCTCTAAAGCACAATCCGTACGCAGTGTAATTTCTAGTACCTTGAAACCACCTTCCACTAAGGTGTTAGCCAAAGGAATTGCATGTTCTATCTTATCGATTACAATAACCGGTATAATGCGACTTTGCTGTAAAATATCAATGAGTGTGAGCACGTGTTCCACATCCTATAAGATTATCTCTGATAATACGTCCTCTTTTTTTTCTACGCAAACTTCAGATACACTTTCTAAGTCTTTTTTAAAGCCCTTGCCTATTCTGGAATCCTAAAATGAAGCAAATTGCAGTCATTGGTGAAGCAATGCTAGAGCTATCACATCGTAGTGATGCCACACTAGCCCTAGCTTTTGCAGGCGATACCTTAAATTTCGCCATTTATTTACGACGCTTACTTCCTGTCGAATCTTTTGCTATTCATTACGTGACAGCATTAGGTTGTGATAGCTATAGCGATAGCATGCTAAAAAATTGGCAAGAAGAAGGACTCAATACGGATTTGGTGTGTCGTTTAAAAAATAAACTGCCTGGGCTTTATTTAATTCGTACCGATGAAGAAGGGGAAAGGACTTTTTATTTTTATCGCCAAAATTCTGCGGCACGGGAGCTTTTTAAATCCTGTGCCACGCTTGATTTAGAAAAAAAATTGCTAAGCATGGATTACTTATATTTATCAGGAATTACTTTGGCTATCCTTGATGATGATAGTCGGGACTATTTATGGAGGATATTAGAAAAGGCAAAACAAAAAGGTGTTAAGATAATTTTTGATACCAATTACCGTGCGTCACTTTGGCCTGATGCTGAAATAGCAAGAGCAACCATTGATCGCACTTTAAAATGGGTAGATGTTGCGTTGCCTACTTTTGTAGACGAGCAGTCTTTATTTGGTGATGTGACACCAGAAGCTTGCGCACAACGCTTGTTAAAAAATAAAATAACGGAAGTGGTTGTTAAATGTGGTGCCGAGCCAGTTTTAATTGCTACTATTGCCACGCAAACAAGTGTGCCTGCTCGTTTGATAGAAAAGGCAGTGGATACAACCGGCGCGGGCGATTCATTTAACGCGGCTTATGTAGCGGCACGTTTGTTAGACATTGAGCCTATAAAAGCGGCGCAATGGGGTCATCAATTAGCTAGCACAGTTATCAATTATCCCGGCGCAATTATTCCACGAGAAGCAATGCCAGATTTACGAGGACATTATGCCTGAAATGTTTTGTCAGCCATCAACTTTTGGTGAGTTACCTGATGGTCAAACGATTACGCAATATACATTGCGTAATCCCAGTGGGATGTCAATAAGCGTTATGAATTATGGCGCTACCCTTACTTCGGTAAAAGTACCAGGATTAAGAGGTACCGTACACGAACTTACTTTAGGATTCGATCAGCTTGAGGAATATTTAAATCACGATTTTTATTTTGGTGCGACCATAGGACGAGTGCCTAACCGTATTGCAAACGCGTCTTTTAATTATCAGGGACAAGATTTTCATTTAACAAAAAATAAAGATTATGCACATCATTTACATGGTGGTGAAAGAGGTTTTGATAAAGCGATTTGGCAGCCTGAAGTTTCTATTCAGACTGATAAAGCCAGTGTAGCATTTAAAATGCTAAGCCCGGATGGCGATCAAGGTTACCCAGGAACGCTTGAAGTAAAAACGACCTATAGTTTGACATTGGCTAATGAGTTAAAAATCGCTTTTGAAGCAAAAACAGATCGCATAACCCCCGTTGACTTAACTAATCATGCTTATTGGAATTTAGCGGGTGCAGGACAAGGTACCGTGTTGGATCATGTGCTACAGGTTTTTGTCGATCATTATGTAGTGACCGATAAAGATTTACTTCCTACAGGACAAATAGCAGAAGTAAATGATACCCCCTTTGATTTTCGCCAACCACATCATTTAGGAGAACGTTTAGAGGATACACCGATTGGAGGCTATGATCTTTGTTTTGTGTTACCAGCCATGACCAACCATCACCCTCGCTTAGTGGCGCAGATCAAAGAGCCGGTGAGTGGGCGTACGTTAGAAGTGCATACCACACAGCCAGGGTTACAATTTTATACCGGTAATAGCCTTAAAAGTTATCCTATCAGTGGAGGGTTAACAACACAGCGATATGGCGCTTTTTGTATGGAAACACAAAATCTTCCGGGCGCTGTTAATTATCCTCAATTCCCCTCACCTTTTTTATTGCCGGGTGATCGTTATTATCACGAAACCATCTATCGCTTAATTTGGTAAAGCTATGTTAAATCCAGTCGTTGTATGTGAAGAACCCATGTTATTGGGTGAGAGCCCTCTTTGGCATCCCGAAGAAAAATGTCTTTACTGGGTCGATATCGTCGCAGCGAGCTTGAATCGTTTAGATATCAATAATAGAAGCGTTAAAAAATTTAAAATGCCTAGCCAGATTGGTTCCATCGGCTGGCGTGCTAAAGGAGGATTGATAGCGGCGCTCAGTGACCGATTTGCTTCCATTGACACAGAAACAGGCATGACACAAACCATTGCATTACCTTTAAAAAAACAGTCTCAGGATATGTTTAATGACGGAAAATGCGATCGGCAAGGTCGTTTTTGGGCAGGGACTAAAGATATTGCTGAAGAGAAACCCATTGGTGCCCTCTATTGCTTAGATACAGAAGGCAAGGCGATGGAAATGGCTAGCGGTTTTACCGTCAGTAATGGAATTGCGTGGAATTTAGATAATAGTCGAATGTATATGTGCGATTCTCCGGCGCGTCAAATCTATGAATATGAATTTGACCCTATAAAAGGTCGCTTAGGGGCTTTTCACGTGTTTGCTCAAATTCCTGAATCAGAAGGCTTCCCTGATGGGCTTACCGTCGATAGTGAGGGCTATATATGGAGCTGCCATTGGGACGGTTGGCAAATTACCCGCTATAAACCCACAGGAGAAATCGATAGCATTATTCCTATGCCTGTTCCTAGGCCCACCAGCTGTTGTTTTGGGGGGGGAGATTTAAAAACGCTTTATGTGACTTCTGCGTCAGTTGGGTTATCCGCGTCTATTTTGGACGATGCACCCCAATCGGGGCAGTTGTTTGCATTGGAAATAGGCGTTAAAGGGCTAGCTGAACCCGCCTATCTTGGCTGAAAACCTTGCGCTTTTATTTGCTTTTAAGCGGGTTCGAGGTAAAGTAGCCTGCTTATGCTATCTAAGAGAGAATATTTTCATGCTTGAACGATCGAATGCAAACTGGATGGTTTATGCAGTTTCGGTATTTGCAGCGTTGGCGGGGCTACTGTTTGGGTACGATACAGGAATAATCTCAGGCGCTATTTTATTTATTAAGAAAGACTTTGCTTTATCGGCCTTTCAGGTAGAGATGATTGTAAGCGCTGTTTTATTAGGTGCTTTAATCGGCTCGGGATTTAGCGGTAGACTGACTGACCTGTTTGGGCGACGTAAAGTGCTTGTTTTTACGGCCATTGCTTTCATTATCGGCTCATTATCCACGGCACTTGCACCTAGCGCACACTGGTTAATTATCGGTCGCATTATATTAGGCATTGCGATTGGTGTGGGTTCTTTTACTGCGCCTCTTTATATTGCCGAGATAGCGCCACAACGTATTCGTGGGATGTTAGTTTCTTTGAATCAATTAGCGATCACGATTGGGATCGTTTTTTCATATCTGGTTAATTACTATTTTTCTGTGCAAGGTCGTTGGCCTTGGATGCTAGGTTTAGGGGTAGTACCGGCTGCGATTTTATTGTTAGGTACTTTATTTTTACCGGAAAGCCCGCGTTGGATGGTATTAAAGGGCTGGGAGCATAAAGCACGTAATATTTTACAGCGCATTCGAGGCAGTGAAAATATTAATCAAGAATTTGAAGAAATTCAGCAAACAGTAAAAATGGAGAAAGGGACGCATCGTTTGTTGCTTGCAAAATGGGTACGCCCTATTTTGTTCATTAGTTTAGGACTAAGTTTTTTCCAACAAGTGACGGGAATTAATACGATTATTTATTATGCCCCCACTATTTTACTCATGGCAGGGTTCAAACAAGCCGGAGGCGCTATTTTAGCGACACTAGGAATAGGCATTATTAATGTGCTATTTACAGTCATTGCACTACCTTTAATCGATAAATGGGGACGTCGCCCTTTATTACTTTTAGGGCTCTCGGGTATGTTTATAAGTTTGGCAATGATGGGCGCTGCATTTTATTTTCCTGGATTTGCTGCATTGCACTGGGTAGCTGTAGGTAGTATGGTTCTTTATATTGCGAGCTTTGCAATGAGTTTAGGCCCGATTATGTGGCTTATTATTTCTGAAATTTTCCCTTTAAATATTCGTGGTGTAGGCGCTAGTCTGGCTATTTCTGCGAGTTGGGGATTCAATATGCTCGTTGCGTTAACGTTTTTAACGCTCATTCAATTGATGGGTCCTAGTTATACATTTTGGCTGTATGCTTTTTTATGTATATTAGGCGGACTTTTTGTTTACTTTATTGTTCCCGAAACCAAAGGATGTTCTTTGGAGGATATTGAACAAAATCTGCGTTTAGGTCGGCCTAGTCGTGAGCTGGGTGTTCCTTTACGGAAATCAACAGTTTCTCAATAAAAATTGGCCTTTTTTTCTTAAAATAAGTTATAAAGGAAGCATTAATGTTAAAAAATAAAGTTGTTTTAATTACCGGTTCTACCAATGGAATTGGTGCAGCGACAGCCCGCCGTTGTGTTGCGCAAGGGGCTAAGGTCATGATTCATGGCCGTCAGGAAGATCGTGCAAAAGCGTTAGTTGCAGAATTAGGCGGCGATGCGGCGCATTATTTAATTGCTGATTTAACGGATGAAAATGCCTACGCTAACTTAGTGAACGAAACAATAGCTAAATTTGGTCGTTTGGATGGTCTTGTTAATAATGCAGGTATTTATCCACGCAACAACATTGATGATGCCAGTATAGAGCTTTGTGAAAAAGTGATGCGTATCAATTTTTATGCGCCATTACTTTTATCTAAAGAAGCCGTCAAGGTTTTTAGAAAACAGGGAAGCGGTGGTGCGATTGTTAATATAGGTTCTATGAATGCGCATTGTGGACAACAGGATCTATTGATTTACTCATCCTCTAAAGGTGCGTTGATGACCATGACGCGTAACTTAGCGGATAGTCTAGGTCCCGATCATGTGCGTGTTAACCAGTTAAATGTAGGTTGGACACCAACAGATAATGAAGTTGCTTTGAAAAGACGTGAAGGATTACCCGATAATTGGCAAGAAAAAATACCCAAAGTATATGCACCAAGCGGTCGCTTATTATCACCTGAAAATGTAGCGGCGCACGTTACATTTTGGTTGTCTGATCAATCCGCGCCGGTTTCGGGTGTGGTGTATGAAGTTGAACAATATCCCATTATTGGACGTAATCGCTTAAATGATTTGGTGATTACTTAATAAAGTTAAACCCTTTTACTTATAAAAATGATTGCTGAGGTAAACGATGAAAATTCAAGAAGCTAAGGTTTTTGTTAGCTGCCCTGACAGAAACTTTGTTACATTAAAGATTGTTACTGACGAAGGTGTTTACGGTGTAGGTGACGCAACGTTAAATGGTCGCGAATTAGCTGTGAAAGCTTATTTAGAAGATCTTATCCCTTGTTTGATTGGGCGAGATCCTGCACAAATAGAAGATATTTGGCAATATTTTTATCGTGGTGCTTATTGGCGCCGAGGTCCCGTTACTATGGCGGCTATTGCAGCCATTGATATGGCTTTATGGGATATTAAAGGAAAAGTTTTAAATACACCTGTTTATAATTTGCTTGGCGGTAAAAGTCGAAAAGGCGTTATGGTTTATGGCCATGCGAACGGAAAAGATATTAATGATACGGTTAAGGAAGTTGGTAAATACATAGAGAAAGGCTATTTAGCGGTTCGTGCACAAACCGGTGTGCCTGGGCTAAAAGATTCTTATGGTATCTCCTCTAAAGATAAAATGTATTACGAACCAGCGACAAAAGGATTACCTCAAGAATCAGAGTGGTCTACTGAAA includes:
- a CDS encoding aldose epimerase family protein gives rise to the protein MPEMFCQPSTFGELPDGQTITQYTLRNPSGMSISVMNYGATLTSVKVPGLRGTVHELTLGFDQLEEYLNHDFYFGATIGRVPNRIANASFNYQGQDFHLTKNKDYAHHLHGGERGFDKAIWQPEVSIQTDKASVAFKMLSPDGDQGYPGTLEVKTTYSLTLANELKIAFEAKTDRITPVDLTNHAYWNLAGAGQGTVLDHVLQVFVDHYVVTDKDLLPTGQIAEVNDTPFDFRQPHHLGERLEDTPIGGYDLCFVLPAMTNHHPRLVAQIKEPVSGRTLEVHTTQPGLQFYTGNSLKSYPISGGLTTQRYGAFCMETQNLPGAVNYPQFPSPFLLPGDRYYHETIYRLIW
- a CDS encoding SMP-30/gluconolactonase/LRE family protein; translation: MLNPVVVCEEPMLLGESPLWHPEEKCLYWVDIVAASLNRLDINNRSVKKFKMPSQIGSIGWRAKGGLIAALSDRFASIDTETGMTQTIALPLKKQSQDMFNDGKCDRQGRFWAGTKDIAEEKPIGALYCLDTEGKAMEMASGFTVSNGIAWNLDNSRMYMCDSPARQIYEYEFDPIKGRLGAFHVFAQIPESEGFPDGLTVDSEGYIWSCHWDGWQITRYKPTGEIDSIIPMPVPRPTSCCFGGGDLKTLYVTSASVGLSASILDDAPQSGQLFALEIGVKGLAEPAYLG
- a CDS encoding sugar porter family MFS transporter, translating into MLERSNANWMVYAVSVFAALAGLLFGYDTGIISGAILFIKKDFALSAFQVEMIVSAVLLGALIGSGFSGRLTDLFGRRKVLVFTAIAFIIGSLSTALAPSAHWLIIGRIILGIAIGVGSFTAPLYIAEIAPQRIRGMLVSLNQLAITIGIVFSYLVNYYFSVQGRWPWMLGLGVVPAAILLLGTLFLPESPRWMVLKGWEHKARNILQRIRGSENINQEFEEIQQTVKMEKGTHRLLLAKWVRPILFISLGLSFFQQVTGINTIIYYAPTILLMAGFKQAGGAILATLGIGIINVLFTVIALPLIDKWGRRPLLLLGLSGMFISLAMMGAAFYFPGFAALHWVAVGSMVLYIASFAMSLGPIMWLIISEIFPLNIRGVGASLAISASWGFNMLVALTFLTLIQLMGPSYTFWLYAFLCILGGLFVYFIVPETKGCSLEDIEQNLRLGRPSRELGVPLRKSTVSQ
- a CDS encoding oxidoreductase; amino-acid sequence: MLKNKVVLITGSTNGIGAATARRCVAQGAKVMIHGRQEDRAKALVAELGGDAAHYLIADLTDENAYANLVNETIAKFGRLDGLVNNAGIYPRNNIDDASIELCEKVMRINFYAPLLLSKEAVKVFRKQGSGGAIVNIGSMNAHCGQQDLLIYSSSKGALMTMTRNLADSLGPDHVRVNQLNVGWTPTDNEVALKRREGLPDNWQEKIPKVYAPSGRLLSPENVAAHVTFWLSDQSAPVSGVVYEVEQYPIIGRNRLNDLVIT